In a single window of the Caulobacter soli genome:
- a CDS encoding imm11 family protein, with amino-acid sequence MAAYFEKGPAELLKLRGGGGGMSCLPFSQDSRLKLAATKMRHQVNGPLPFEIEQPLLIVSSWDRPKYEDLIEANDTWFVSDRFKTLIESTAAGEVEFFPAFIENLDREKSKDRPRVSINDMTPGHAGGGSRIEGYWWMNLWALEDVLDRQASVGQWHDGGRELVRNILDGAAGEDSLGRLPGSGRKIILKAKPSKPIFQIKGLQNFLFVSEDFASLLESNGLDLRVTIFNQATGE; translated from the coding sequence ATGGCTGCTTACTTCGAAAAAGGTCCTGCGGAACTGTTGAAGTTGAGGGGCGGCGGCGGCGGCATGTCCTGCCTGCCGTTCTCGCAGGACAGCCGACTGAAGCTGGCTGCTACAAAAATGCGCCATCAAGTCAACGGGCCGCTTCCGTTCGAGATCGAGCAGCCCCTCCTCATCGTCTCGTCCTGGGATCGGCCGAAGTATGAGGATCTGATCGAGGCCAACGATACTTGGTTCGTCTCCGATCGATTTAAGACTCTCATCGAGTCGACGGCAGCGGGCGAGGTCGAGTTCTTTCCCGCGTTCATCGAGAACCTCGACCGAGAAAAGTCGAAGGATCGCCCACGCGTTTCCATCAACGACATGACGCCCGGCCACGCCGGTGGCGGTTCGAGGATCGAGGGCTACTGGTGGATGAACCTCTGGGCCCTGGAGGACGTGCTCGACCGGCAGGCCAGTGTCGGTCAGTGGCACGACGGGGGACGGGAGCTTGTTCGCAATATCCTCGACGGAGCGGCCGGAGAGGATTCCCTCGGGCGACTGCCTGGCTCAGGCCGAAAGATCATTCTGAAAGCAAAACCGAGCAAGCCGATTTTCCAGATTAAAGGTTTGCAGAATTTCTTGTTTGTCTCAGAAGATTTTGCATCCCTACTCGAAAGCAACGGCTTGGATCTAAGGGTTACGATATTCAATCAAGCGACGGGGGAATAG
- a CDS encoding type I secretion system permease/ATPase produces MDTALACFVALLSFLDRPADPEQLAHDLGAKARALTADDLLLLAKRLDVKARRQPVRASLAKYPLPAIARMKDGRFLLLLQAGPETALIMRPEEGTPQVVALSDFIGGFAGELVLMTTRERLAGSTRAFDVTWFIPALVKYRHMLRDVLVASLFIQLLALVTPLFFQVVVDKVLVHKGLTTLEVLAFGLLVASIFDVVMGGLRTYLFSHTTSRVDAELGSKLFSHLTRLPMSYFQARRVGDSVARVRELDSIREFLTSSALTVVLDLLFGIIFLAVMWIYSPLLLLVVLVTLPLYAAVVMLVGPILRRRLDEKFARGAENQAFLVEAVTGVETLKALAVEPQMQARWDQQLAGYIQSSFQAAMTANWGSQAIQLINKIGSVALLFFGAKLVIDGKLTVGELVAFNMLAGQVAGPVLRLAQLAQDFQQAQLSVQRLGDILNTPTEPASSPSRASLPSIEGRVEVDRVTFRYRPDGPEILRDLSLTIAPGEVVGVVGPSGSGKSTLTKLIQRLHQPERGRVLVDGVDLAVVDPTWLRRQVGVVLQENILFNRTVRENIALADPAMSMERVVEAAEMAGAHEFILELPEAYDTRIEERGANLSGGQRQRIAIARALALNPKILILDEATSALDAESEGIVQRNLKRMGAGRTVIIIAHRLSAVRQADRIITVERGAITEMGKHEELLARGGRYAQLYRQQMNLGAPVAQPVS; encoded by the coding sequence ATGGATACGGCCCTGGCTTGTTTCGTGGCCCTGCTCAGCTTCCTGGACCGTCCCGCCGATCCCGAACAGCTGGCGCACGATCTTGGCGCCAAGGCGAGGGCGCTTACCGCCGACGACCTGCTGCTGCTAGCCAAGCGGCTGGACGTCAAGGCGCGTCGCCAGCCGGTGCGCGCTTCGCTGGCCAAATATCCTTTGCCGGCGATTGCGCGAATGAAGGATGGCCGTTTCCTGCTGCTGCTGCAGGCCGGCCCCGAAACGGCGCTGATCATGCGACCGGAGGAGGGAACTCCCCAGGTGGTGGCGCTGAGCGACTTCATCGGCGGCTTTGCCGGCGAGCTTGTCTTGATGACCACCCGCGAGCGCCTTGCGGGCTCGACGCGCGCCTTCGACGTGACCTGGTTCATTCCAGCTCTGGTCAAGTACCGCCATATGCTGCGCGATGTCCTGGTCGCCTCGCTGTTCATCCAGCTGCTGGCGCTGGTCACGCCGCTGTTCTTCCAGGTCGTGGTCGACAAGGTCCTGGTCCACAAAGGGCTGACGACGTTGGAGGTGCTGGCCTTCGGGCTCCTGGTCGCCTCGATCTTCGACGTGGTGATGGGCGGCCTTCGAACCTACCTGTTCAGCCACACCACCAGCCGGGTCGATGCGGAACTGGGCTCGAAGCTCTTCTCGCACCTGACGCGTCTGCCAATGTCCTACTTCCAGGCCCGACGCGTGGGGGACTCCGTGGCCCGGGTGCGGGAGCTCGACTCGATCCGCGAGTTCCTCACCTCCTCGGCCCTGACCGTGGTTCTGGACCTGCTGTTCGGGATCATTTTTCTGGCGGTGATGTGGATCTACAGTCCGCTGCTGCTCCTGGTGGTGCTGGTCACTTTGCCACTCTATGCGGCGGTGGTGATGCTGGTCGGGCCGATCCTGCGCCGACGCTTGGACGAGAAGTTCGCCCGCGGCGCGGAAAATCAGGCGTTTCTCGTCGAAGCCGTCACGGGGGTCGAGACCCTCAAGGCCCTTGCCGTCGAGCCGCAGATGCAGGCGCGCTGGGACCAGCAACTGGCCGGCTATATCCAGTCCAGCTTCCAGGCCGCGATGACCGCCAACTGGGGCTCGCAGGCGATCCAGTTGATCAACAAGATCGGGTCGGTGGCGTTGCTGTTCTTCGGCGCCAAACTGGTCATCGACGGCAAGTTGACCGTGGGCGAGCTGGTGGCGTTCAACATGCTTGCCGGGCAGGTGGCCGGGCCGGTGCTGCGCCTGGCCCAGCTGGCTCAGGATTTCCAGCAGGCTCAGCTCTCCGTTCAACGCCTGGGGGACATCCTCAACACGCCGACCGAGCCGGCCTCCTCGCCCTCGCGCGCCAGCCTGCCCTCGATCGAGGGGAGGGTGGAAGTCGATCGGGTGACTTTCCGCTACCGACCCGACGGACCTGAAATCCTACGAGACCTCAGCCTGACCATCGCGCCCGGCGAGGTGGTGGGCGTGGTGGGGCCGTCCGGTTCGGGGAAGTCGACGCTTACCAAGCTGATCCAGCGACTCCACCAGCCCGAACGCGGGCGCGTGCTGGTCGATGGCGTCGATCTGGCGGTCGTCGATCCCACCTGGCTGCGACGCCAGGTTGGCGTGGTCCTGCAGGAGAACATCCTGTTCAACCGCACGGTCCGTGAAAACATCGCCCTGGCCGACCCGGCCATGTCGATGGAGCGGGTGGTGGAAGCCGCGGAAATGGCGGGAGCCCATGAGTTCATCCTGGAACTGCCCGAGGCCTACGACACCCGCATCGAAGAACGCGGCGCCAATCTTTCGGGCGGACAACGCCAGAGGATCGCCATCGCCCGCGCCCTGGCGCTGAATCCCAAGATCCTGATCCTGGACGAGGCGACCTCCGCGCTCGACGCCGAAAGCGAAGGCATCGTGCAGCGTAATCTCAAGCGCATGGGCGCGGGGCGCACCGTGATCATCATCGCCCACCGGCTTTCGGCCGTGCGCCAAGCCGATCGCATCATCACCGTCGAGCGTGGCGCGATCACCGAGATGGGCAAACACGAGGAGCTGCTGGCGCGAGGCGGCCGATACGCCCAACTCTACCGCCAACAGATGAACCTGGGCGCGCCCGTCGCCCAGCCGGTGTCGTGA
- a CDS encoding HlyD family type I secretion periplasmic adaptor subunit codes for MLDTLKRHADIVAETLKLERETPVEREQRQATEFLPPALEILETPASPLGRAILWAVIIFLSIALAWAVIGQVDMVASAEGKLIPKGRIKLVQAADYGVVRAVHVVEGQAVRRGQPLVELSPTVTSAEVEQARQALRSAEIDVARASALVGHALDHKAVFVAPQGADPRTARLQQALVSARVREHEAAKAALRDEARQHSGDDGMVAAEIAKLQAQIPLAEEQLRGMDALAAKGYASRMKVSELRREVIGMRQDLVIRHREQSKAGAAQSGVAQQIAKLEGEFAREALDALTEAEATRRLRAEELKKALEKSSQTVLRASDDGVVQQLQVNTIGGVVKPADPLMVVVPRGEELVVEAMVLNRDAGFVRAGQKVEVKFEAYPFTRYGVVEGRLEQIGSDAVENEKLGPVYPARVRLSQTWIAVDGRKVLLEPGLAATAEIKTGQRRIIEYLLSPLVRRVSEAGRER; via the coding sequence ATGCTCGACACCCTCAAGCGCCACGCGGACATCGTCGCCGAGACCCTTAAGCTCGAGCGCGAGACGCCGGTCGAGCGCGAGCAGCGCCAAGCCACGGAATTCCTGCCGCCGGCCCTCGAGATCCTCGAAACGCCCGCCAGTCCCCTGGGCCGGGCCATCCTGTGGGCGGTGATCATCTTCCTGTCCATCGCCCTGGCCTGGGCCGTGATCGGCCAAGTCGACATGGTCGCCTCGGCCGAAGGCAAGTTGATCCCCAAGGGGCGTATCAAGCTGGTTCAAGCCGCGGACTACGGCGTCGTGCGCGCCGTCCACGTCGTCGAGGGCCAGGCCGTGCGCAGGGGCCAGCCCCTGGTCGAGCTCAGCCCGACCGTGACCAGCGCCGAGGTCGAACAGGCCCGCCAGGCCTTGCGAAGCGCCGAGATCGACGTGGCGCGCGCCAGCGCCCTGGTCGGGCACGCGCTCGACCACAAGGCCGTTTTCGTCGCGCCTCAAGGCGCCGATCCCAGGACGGCGCGACTGCAGCAGGCCCTGGTGTCGGCGCGCGTGCGCGAGCACGAGGCGGCCAAGGCCGCCCTGCGGGACGAGGCCCGGCAGCATAGTGGCGACGACGGCATGGTCGCCGCCGAAATCGCCAAGCTGCAGGCTCAGATCCCTCTGGCCGAAGAGCAGTTGCGCGGCATGGACGCCCTGGCCGCCAAGGGTTACGCCTCGCGTATGAAGGTCTCTGAATTGCGCCGCGAAGTCATCGGCATGCGTCAGGACCTGGTCATTCGCCATCGCGAGCAATCCAAGGCCGGGGCGGCCCAGAGCGGCGTGGCCCAGCAGATCGCCAAGCTCGAGGGCGAGTTCGCGCGCGAGGCGCTGGACGCCCTGACCGAGGCTGAGGCGACGCGGCGCCTGCGCGCCGAGGAGCTGAAAAAGGCGCTCGAAAAGTCGTCCCAGACGGTGCTGCGAGCCTCCGATGACGGTGTCGTCCAGCAACTGCAGGTCAACACCATCGGCGGCGTGGTCAAACCGGCCGATCCCCTGATGGTGGTGGTGCCGCGGGGCGAGGAACTGGTCGTCGAGGCGATGGTGCTCAATCGCGACGCCGGCTTCGTGCGGGCCGGCCAGAAGGTCGAGGTCAAGTTCGAGGCCTATCCCTTCACTCGCTACGGCGTGGTCGAGGGACGGCTGGAACAGATCGGCTCGGACGCCGTCGAGAACGAGAAGCTGGGCCCGGTCTATCCGGCGCGCGTGAGGCTGAGCCAGACCTGGATCGCCGTCGACGGACGCAAGGTGCTGCTTGAGCCGGGCCTGGCGGCGACCGCCGAAATCAAGACCGGACAAAGACGAATTATCGAATACCTGCTGTCGCCCCTGGTGCGGCGGGTCTCCGAAGCTGGACGCGAAAGGTAG